From Alloacidobacterium dinghuense:
TGGCAACGAGAGTTTTGGGATCGCCTTGCCAATAGAAGGGGTCATTCGCCTCGTTCCAGAATTCCCAATATTGAATCGCTCCCGCCCCGAGATGCGAAATCAACTGGGTCACAAACTCATCCCAAAGACTCAAACTGGCGGGCGCCTCGGCGCACATGGACGGAGCGTAGGCGCCGCCGCACACAGCACTGATGGTGCCCGCGGATGAAGAGCTGTCGGCGCCCGATTGCGCGTAGGTGAAGGTGTTGGCGGTGGGAGTTCCAGTCAGATAAAACGTGCCGTTAAAGCTGGAGTTGGAAACTCCGGCAAGGGTGACCTGACTCTGAGAAGAAGCCGGCTGTGTCGGGTTGTAGTACATCCCGTGAGCCGACGATGTCGTCACGGTCACGAATCCGCCCGACCTTGTGATCGATTGGATTGGCACATTTTTTGGTAGCGCCCAGGGCGGAACTCCGCCAAAGGTATAGAGCAATTGGGAGCCGTTTGCGCGAGCCATGCTCACCTGAGCGTCCAGATTCTTCCATGTGTACGTGGTTGCGCTGGGATTGAGATTGCCCCATTTTGTTCCGGTGTCCCACAGCCTGATGGTGTGGATCGGCAATTCGGGCCATGGAGTTCCAGCGGTCAGATAGTCGATGTTCATGGCGAAAAAGGCCGCCGAGGAGTTGGGCGTCCGGACCGGCGTCGAGTGGGGAACGATCGTATAGGAGACGGTTGATACGGGTCCGGCGGGGCCGCCTGGCACTGCGGCGACAGCCTTGAGCGTCATATTGCTAGTCACGGTGATCGGACCCGTGTATCGGGTTGACGAAGTCGTGGGGGTTACGCCGGTGACAGTGTAGTAGGTCGTAGCCCCAGATGTCGCATTGCTGATTGCGATCGACTGCGGGCCCTGGTATACGCCGGCGGCCTCGCTAAAAGTGGGAGCTACAGCCGAAACGAAGGCATACGTTGCGGATGTAACGGGGCCAGCCGGACCGCCCGGAACAGCCGCGATCGCCTTGAGCGTCATGTTCCGGTTGACGGTGATCGATCCGGTGTATTGCGTCGAATAGACGGTCGGCGTTACGCCACTGACGGTGTAATAGATTGCGGCACCGGCCGTTGCGTCACTGATCGCGATCGACTTGTAGGCCTGATAAGTTCCTCCAGGTGTACTGAAAACGGGCGCCACTGGCGGGACGAAGGAATAAGTAGCGGTCGCAACGGCGCTGACCGGTCCACCCGGAACGGCCGCGATCGCCTTGAGTGTCATGTTCCGGTTGACAGAGATCGGTCCAGTGTATTGCGTCGAATAGATGGTCGGCGTTACGCCGCTGACGGTGTAGTAGATCGTCGCGCCAGGCGTGGCATCTGTGATGGTGACAGATTTGTAGGCTTGATACGTTCCGCCAGGCACACTGAACTGTGGCGCAGAAAGTGTCACGGCCAGAGATGAAATCCCGGTGGACAAGGCAAGGAGAAGGATAATTGCGAAAGAACGTACTGCTGGCATGAATCGGCCTCGGGGGTAGATTGATTTTTGAGGGCAGATCGTAGAAAGAAGACACCAATGGGGCAAAACGACGAGAATCGTAATTCGGCAGCAGCTGAAGTCTGGAATCGATTGAACTATAGTCTAAGCTACATAGGTTACTATATCGCCGTAGCTCTCGCGTTGTTATTCAGAAAATCTGCAAATCCTGTGAAATTCTCGCACTTTATCGGTGCTTCCAAGTCGCTGCGGTGGGGGCTGATTAGTGGCAGCTTTCCAGCGGGCCGAAATTGCCTATATCTCCGGTGGACCTCGCTCAGGGGCCATGGGTCTTAGCAATGAAAAGCATTGGAGTACCGTCCGATAGTTCGATGCCCATTCAAGAATTAGAAGCGTTCCGGAAAGTCGCGCTGGTGGTGATTCGGGATTCCTAATGGGATTCTGAATGTTGAGTGCGCTGCTGCGCAGCGGATGGAGATTGACACGTCATCCCCAAATGGGTACTGTAGAGCGCTTCCGAAGCGGAATCCGTTAATCTTTGTTTCTATAATAGATTGCCGTTTGATGTTCACGGGCGTAAACATTGCCTTACGCGAGACTTTGCGCTCGGCTGCAACCTCCTGCAAAATGGGGATTTTTAGACTTAAAATCCGAAAGCAACGCTGAGAAATTCTGGTGTCAGTTCTGGTGTCAGTTTGAATTGTACTTTCCGGCAATTTCGTGCATCACAATGCGAGCATGAGTTTGAGATAAGAGACTTAAAATAAGTCATATATTGGCGCCGTGCAGGTCTCTGCTACTCTGTGCAGGTGACCCAAGACGGTTTCCTAAACCGCAGGTCGGAAGTTCGAATCTTCCCAGAGTCACCATAAAATCAATCACTTACAAGTAAAATTCCAAAGCATAAAATTGACTGGCGGTAGAGGTGGCACTTCAAACCATCTGCTTTATTCGCTGGTGTCGCTGGCGGTTGCCAGATCGAAGCAAAGCTTCCGTCCTCACGTTACCGTGGTCCGTGGCCGTCTGCCCGTGACCCAGCGTTAGCGGGAAGTTGTCGCCAAGGAAATGTGCTCTGCGATTCTTACCCAGCCTTGAGTCCACCGTGATCGTTTCGCTCGATCACGACTCCGAGGCGTTGCAGGCGCGTTCCGAGGCTATCGAGACGTCGGTTGATATTGGCGCGTTCTTTCACTGAGAGCGATTCCGCTGCCAAAACTAGAACCACGGTGTTGTAAGATTTTATGGCGTCTTTCCAGAGACTTTCGCGACGTTCGATGTCGAATGTGTGACTGGCTATATCCAGCAAAAAATCAGCACACTTAAGTTCCATCAATAAAGAAAATGCACTGAGACGTCGAGACTCATCTCGCCATTTCTTAACGCAAATTTCCAGAAGAAACACAACGAAGCCTGATCGCCTGCATGTATGCGGTTAGATGCAAAGCCGACGAGCACGGGAGGCTTCATGGCAAGACAGCAGAGATCGCCCCGCTCAGTAGACGATCCTCCCGTCTATGTGAAATGCATGGAGGATGAATGGCGGGCTTACTCAGGCTTAATCGGTTCATCCCGGGTCTAGAGCATCTTCGTTTGACAATGCAGAGTCAAGCGATGCATGAAGTTCATCAAGGCCCGTCGCATGGAAGCAGGTGGCAATCAAAGGCGTCCCACCTTGCGTGCCCATGCGTCGAAATCAAACGACAGTCTGCCCTTGAATATCTCCGCTGGCAGGTAGCGGCGACGTTCACCGCACAGAGGACACGTGTGGATGATCCACGAGTCGGGCATTGTCTGTACGGGCGCCGCGATGTTCTCTTTGCACTGTTTACAGGTGATGACGTAGGGGTGGATGCGGGCGGGTGGTTCTTGAAACATGGCTCACCCAGTATAGCGAATAAAAGGCGAAAATAGACTGAGGAAATTTCACATGTGAATCGCTATAGCTGGCCTCGTATGGCGCTTGTTCCGCATCCGAATCGTCAGCCGAAAGATAGTCTTCCGCAGCAACACAATGGTTGATACAAAGTTCAGCATGCATGACTCCTTCGTCTGGAGAGAAAAGGTAACGACCGCACCCGACGAAGAGCTCCTGGCATTCCGCGAAGCGGACTACCTTGGGCTGCGTGATGTTGAATGCGAGCACTGGAGAGTGCCCATCGTTGACGACGAGATTCGGCGCCGCAGGCTCAATGTCGGCTCATAGCGTCCGCACCTGGCGTTGTAAAGTCTGGATCAGCATTGAGGCCACACTGCCATTAAGACCGGCTTAAGCATCTACTCCTACGATGAAGTGGTTTGCGATGAAGTAGTTCGTTCATAGCGTCTCATCCACAAAACCATGACCACAGCAATCGATGCCACAGTTCTAGCCGCCCTCGAAAACCGCAATGTCTGGAGCACAGAAGGGCG
This genomic window contains:
- a CDS encoding chitobiase/beta-hexosaminidase C-terminal domain-containing protein, with protein sequence MPAVRSFAIILLLALSTGISSLAVTLSAPQFSVPGGTYQAYKSVTITDATPGATIYYTVSGVTPTIYSTQYTGPISVNRNMTLKAIAAVPGGPVSAVATATYSFVPPVAPVFSTPGGTYQAYKSIAISDATAGAAIYYTVSGVTPTVYSTQYTGSITVNRNMTLKAIAAVPGGPAGPVTSATYAFVSAVAPTFSEAAGVYQGPQSIAISNATSGATTYYTVTGVTPTTSSTRYTGPITVTSNMTLKAVAAVPGGPAGPVSTVSYTIVPHSTPVRTPNSSAAFFAMNIDYLTAGTPWPELPIHTIRLWDTGTKWGNLNPSATTYTWKNLDAQVSMARANGSQLLYTFGGVPPWALPKNVPIQSITRSGGFVTVTTSSAHGMYYNPTQPASSQSQVTLAGVSNSSFNGTFYLTGTPTANTFTYAQSGADSSSSAGTISAVCGGAYAPSMCAEAPASLSLWDEFVTQLISHLGAGAIQYWEFWNEANDPFYWQGDPKTLVAMASDAKSIIRAVDPAAVFLSPSTTGNYETQAECAGSVQYCGTTWLDNWLGLGGNSIINIVSFHGYPTIGGAPEPIQGSVYQLQAVAAKHENGSLPIWDTESSWRNNTNLPEESDQAGWLARQLLLEQSIGVQRTFWYAYDNPAWGTLWTSTGGLNTAGEGYQRVSQWITGVTVSQPCAEIPASPTTFVCSFTRADGYVAQAVWNTAGTANYTVPSQYVQYHDLTGAVHGVIGGSVEISKDPILLENESVF